The DNA segment AATAGCGTTTGTATACAGGCGTTTAGGGTCTCAGGGCTGTCTCCTCTCCCAGAGTGGCAGATATTATCGATTGCATTGAATGATTCACAATTGTGTAAAACTTGACCTATTCTGGTtaagttattttatttttgttaattagAATAAGTCCGAGCAATTGAAGTTTCCTAAGgtgttaaaaaagaaaaagaaaggaaaaggcccTTTTCTTAAAGGTATATTTAATAAttgatgaaaattatattttaattttttattaaatattatgtgccaaaatttatccttctaatatgtttaatatttattatatatatttatataattctacaaaaaaatttcataataaaaacaaaattataatcatataaatgaatgtaaaataatatttaaaaataaataaataaaaattttatatagtgATAACAAAGGTTAGAGTTTCTATTATATAAAGGTAATCTTATTATTTTAAAGAATATCATAAGattccttaattttttttaaagaaaattcatTAGCATCTCACAAATGCTGGAATGCTAATACTACTCTGAAGTAGCATTAATATTTGAGCATTTATAATCCAACATCTAGGCCAaatatgattattaaaaaaattatcaaacatcgattcattttgaaaatatgcattagactctcaatacatatttcaaatatatttCTAAATACACTTTAAGTACCTTATATTACAAGAAGTAGCATTCCACTCAAAGCATCAATACGCAATGGAAGAAGAAACTCTTACGTGCTGTGCTTACCAGTCTATTCATAAAACATGGCCAGAACATAAATTATTGTTAAACTTTAGAGATTAAACTTTGTTGTTTTAATGTTCATTAGTGCTACCTTAGTATTAAAGACTACCATACACATATAATTCCTAGGAAGATATTAAACAAACCAAATTTCCCAGGCACAAGCAGAGATCTACGATGGATATAAAGAAAGAAAGGTAAACAAGCTATCATGTTGCATTAGAACATGATGTAGCTCACGGGTTAAATAATTGGTTCAGTTAAAGGGCTCTTACTGGTCGGGTAAATAACATTAGCTACCGAAAAACTAATCTGTTCCTACCAAGTTTCTTTGGCTCTTCCAGCCAAGAGGAACAAATAGAAGGAACATAGAGCTAGTTGCAACATAGTCTCATTCAAGCATTAAGGCCTTTATGGAGAGTCATGCGGGCAAGCAGATGTGATTCAGCACATGAAAATTGCCAGGGTTCAATTGTCATGGAACTCACTTCAGTTTGAGATTGACCGAGATATGCGTGGCCTCACTGGTGTCTTCGAAGGACTCACCCTGAACAACATGAATTAGGAGTCattgtttaaaataatttatatgatgtACTGTTGAAGAATTGAGAGCATACCTGATAGGTAGAGCTCCCAGAATCATGCCACTACAACCCAGAGCTGCGATTGCACTTTCTGCCTGTCATCAGAATCATGAAAAGATAACACACTTATATCACTTCTTTGTGACCTGAAAATGCCTGGTTaactttcaagcttaatcataaaGAAAAGGTAAAGTACACTAAAAAATCATCATGGAAAAGtaatataaatatcaaataaaggaTGTCATTTTCCTATTCACCAGATATAATGTCTTTGatccaaaaatatatataataagaaaCCGTAATTTCCTAAATACTTGGTTAGCTATAGGAATTTTATAATACCATTGAACTACATCTATAACAATATCACTGGTCAAATCAAGAGCAAccagatcttttttttttcttaacagtTACTTAGGTGTTCTCCATCTATTCTGACACAACAAATCTTGTGCAACCGGAGCATTTACAACTCTCTTTTGTGCATGTCCATAGCATTTAAATTgtttttaaatgatttttttttatctcatctCGTATTGCATCTGTGTTCATTTCTTACTCACGATTTTGGAAATGGTACATCTATTTCAACATCCTCATATCAGCAATCCTAATTTTTtctatatgttatttttaaatcatcCAAAATTCCAACCTATAAATCATTTATGGACTTACAATAGTCTAATAACACATTTTATGTATCTAAGGGACACACGACAAGTACATAGAGCTCATGATGACCCTCTCCACTTTAACGAAATCCCTCTTAGTCTTACAAATAATAAATCCTTTACATCTAGAAATTTAATCTGTCAGTTCATTCTTCTCCACATATCCATAATCCTTGTGCATTCTCTTAAATTCTTCATATTCCTTATGCGATCATTCATGATCGCTTTAGTAATAAGTTTCTCAGTTATTGGAATGTTCTCAATAAATCTATATTTTTTCCAAAGATTCCCCAATAATTTAATCTTATTTGAGGGGTATAAGCACTCATTACACTTAATATCTCTTCATCTAACACAACTTAATAATAAAGTTTCATCACTAGCTCTTTTTGCCTTTACAACATATTTCTTAATATCCTTGTCTTAAAAAATACATATCAGATTCTTATAGTTTCCCACATATCAAAATTTATTTCCCTAGACTTTATGCTCAGCTACTAAGTTTTGcaatacatacataaatacatacaatatatatgtatgtatatatatatatatatatatatatatatatatatgtatgtatatatatatatgtatgtatatatatatatatatatatatatatatatatatatatatattctcttctaATTGTCGGGTTCACATTGGAATGAATAAAGTACAGAATTTTATTAGAATTTCTAACATTGGAGCTTCAAGTAAATGAGATCAGTATATAGCATGCCCAGCATATGGCTCATAGAAAATTAACATCAACCTTAAGGCTGAGACTTGTAGAACGTAAAATGATTATCATTAAAAAGAGCATCTTCAAAAAAATGCATAAGTAGCATGCAGCAGACAAATTACTATTATATTATTAACAATCAAATGAACTACGACATCAAATTCTAAACACAAATGTCGTGCAGATGCAGAGAATTTATTTAGCATGTAAGTTTTGTGTGAGGTGCCAATGATAAACAGTAtcagaaaattttcaaaaatatctgGTCAGTCAGGAgctataaatctaaaaaatatctGGCCATCCAGAAGCCATACAATATCGAAATAATAAAAAGTGACACAACACTGTAAGTACAGTTTGAATATTGTTCATATGTAACCCCTTGTATAGGCATCCTAGGGGACCAATACTAAGAACAGCCTGTTATTACCTATGTACCCACTGCAAAGCATGATGAGAGATGAGAAAGACTGTTAGCGTAAAAGTTTCAGGTTAAAGTTTATTTTATCTGGACTAGTTTAGGTTAAATTGAGAGTTATGTTTGTACGTTAAATTGAGGGTTATGTTTGTACATCAAATTAAACTAAACCAGTAAGCTGAGAAGGCTATTGGTCTCCAAATAGCCAATCAAAGTCCACTGCAAGAGCAGAGCGGTGAGCACTATGTCCATGAAATGTAATTAGCTTCCACTAgacttgtttcatatcattgacttTTGCAAACTGTCATATCACGTGGCCACTTTCTGGGAAGCTAGATATACTACAGGTACCTTTCCTAGAGCAGAGGAAAAGTCTGTTACAAGATTAGACATTTGTTTTGATATCGACGATAGAGACAAATTCTGCTTAAGCAGCTACAAGACCATACGGAAAAAATCATAGCATATCAATAACCAATTAACAATCTAATGCAAGAAACTGCTAAGCTAGTTACCTGAACAAATTCAACGAAAGCAATACGTGTAGAGTGTATATTATCACCGAGAAGTCGTAGACGAGAAACCTGTACAAAATAGTTAACTGACTAGCAAAGAACTATTTTaaatgattattaaaaaaaaacgaATTTGAGGATAGTAGTCTGACCTCACCACAGAAATGCTCAAACAAAGCTTTGACATCTGTTTGAGTTACCTGCAATAAATATAGTAGGCTATGGTAATGAAAAGACTGTTCCATTGGATCTGTATAATTGCTACTATAAATCTGCTTCCGCTAAGTAATCCTTGGAAGTAATTTATGATAGCATGCTAAGAAACATATGGGCCAAGCCAAAGGAAACAGAAGCCAATGTACCTTTTTGTCTATGTTTGTACAGTAAACTGTCCTTATGACCATGTCCCTCTCATCCTCAGACTGCTTAACATCTCAACCATtagtaatatttaaaaataatgaaTAGCATGAGGAAATTCACAAGGCAATCCCCATATTGTAAATTTCAGGCAATTAGAACAATATCTATAAAGCAGTAGAAATTTAGGTATGAAACAAATTCACTGGCTTACCTTAGGAAGAAACTTTGGATTCACAGGCACAATTGCAGTCTTTGAAGGCAAGACCTTGACTGGATAGAAACCAAGCACAGTCCCACCAAGATTTAGAGCTGTCCTTGCACCATCTATGAGCAAATATCCGTAGTGTCAAAAGGTTCTTGATAATCATATGTTCGAAAGGATGGGTGTTGTGACTTGTGTGCACTTACCTTCATCTGAAAATTCTATAAAGGCAAATCGCAGAACTGAATGGGGGTCACCACAAATACGGCAATCAACTACCTTCAGTACAGAAATCTTACAATgatcagaaaaagaaaaatgtgGCGAAGTAAACCCATATAATCCCTGCATTTCTACAGtgataggaaaaagaaaaagcaacATGTGTGCCATGAACTGAAAAACATGATTCCACAAACAGGCACTAATTGTGAATGACATTTCTTACCTTTTCCTTTGATACCAAACAAATTTGCTTCATATAGTCTCACTTTTCCCTTACATAGATTCATACTCACTTTCTCCTCACATAGTTCATACTGGCTTTAACTCAGGAAGGCTTTTGAGAGTATTTGAGTCTTCCTAACATTATAGTGATGTACTGATGATCATGGATGCACACTCCTATAAAGTGTGCATTTTATAGAGCAAAAATTGCATCTTAAGAACACAACTCCGGTGCATACTAAGTTGCTGAGGCTGCTTATGTCCATGACAACATAACTATACTTGATGTCCTTTTTGTTGTATTGTGTTCTCACTCTCTTCCATGTTTCGCAATGTCGTGGCCCCTTGGGCAACTCTATGTAAGGCTTTAAATGGACCATACAATTCAAAATCCAACTGGGTAAAATCTTGATGTGGATCAAGTTATCAACCCAATATCTTGATATGTTGGTCCCAAATGAAATCAATAAATTGCCCACTTTTGCCCAGATATTGTGCCTCCACAAACAAGCTAACAACCTCATCACTAGTGTCAATAAGATCCAATTATTGGTGGTGACAATAGATTGTTCCTCTGAGATGATACAATTCAAAAAATAATGGTTACAAAATCAGAAATTAGCCGTTTCAACAAATCCAAATATTTGTAATTTGTTGAACTGGTTCAGAATTATTAAGAGATTAGTTGAATGATCATTTTTTTACTTTAAAAGATACAAAAGTAACTTgcatcaacaaaaagaatatcTCTGCTGAAAATATAAGTTGGATTGAAGAATAATTGACACACGAAATTTCTTAAATGGAAAAGAATAGAAAAAGAGTAATGTTGTCGATCATATCACCATCCTTGTATGATATATTCAAATAATCTTTAATTATCGCAGTTTGAGAAACTTACTTGGCCACAGGTAGAAAATATCTCAGCAAGCTTCTCTTCAGTCACCTGATATTCGTTAGACAACAGTTCATGTTAGCACAATTAATACAATAGCATATATTACCGATTAAAGAAGCACCAATACAGCTTTAGCAGTTGGACAATGGCAACAATCACAACAGTTCATGTTAGCACAATTAATACAATAGCATATATTACCAATTAAAGAAGCACCAATACAGCTTTAGCAGTTGGGCAATGGCAACAATCACAAGTACGACGATGATGTTAACGGAGGGTCAAAGCAGAAAATTTATATACTCACAAGCTGATCAATGTCAGAAACATAAACAGTTCGCCTAATGCTATCCTCTCTGTCGGCCCTTCGAACCCTTTCATTCATCCTTCTTCGCCCCTGATTATAGCCATTTCTTCTCTGGCAAAGAGATAAAATGGTACCCTTGAATCACAATAAGGTTTAAAACATCAATAATTTTGCTcggagaaaaagggaaaaaagtgGGAAAAACCTAAATTATTGATAAAATACAGCAGATCGCAATACGATCCAGTCAAATTCTCTAGTTTCCCCTATTCCCGTCCTAGTTTTCTTGAAAATGAATTGACAACTCCTAAGATAAAACCCAAAACCCTAAAATTACCGATTCCTCGACAACATTTTCTGAAATAGATCAGACGAGGACGGAATCTAAATCGATACGAAAGAAATTACCCTGCGATTCGGCTGATTATTCGATGATCCATCGCTGCTCGAATCCTTAATGCTACCACCGTTACTAATCAGTCCATCGCTATATAAACCACTCGACGCCACAAAAACAGGGGCATCAGCTGAAAGCCGGACATTGGATTTCCAACCATCGCCGCTGTTCGGCCGATTATTCGATGATCCATCGCTACTCGAATCCTTGCTCCCACCACCATTACCAATCCCTCCATTGCTATAAAATCCATTCGACGCCACGAAAACAGGGGCATCGGCCGAGAGGCGGCAGTCAGATTTCCGGCCACCGCCGGCGGCGGCGGTGCAAGAAGAAGGGACGAACTCCTCAGCGGCGGGGTTCAATTTGGAGAGCAAATCAACCAGCTTCCGCACGTCGCTCCGGTACTCCGCATCCGCCGCCGGGGCCTGGCGGCGGACGAACTGATCATCCGCCCCCACCGCCTTCTCCGCCACAGCAGCCATTTATTTATTCCCTCTACGACAAAAAATCACAAACACCCACAAGAACCGCCGGAAACCCGATCGAGTTTCCACAATTCAATCGCAGCAACCAAAGAAGCCAAGCGATCGGCGAAACCTCAGCAGAAATCCATCTCTATCGCCATTGCCTGTTCGCTCTCTCGCTCTTTTCTCAAGCCCTTCTTGGAGCAAAAATGGGGACGAGATGCGGATTCGATGATGGGAGAGAAAGAGAGGGTGAAAGGGGGTGATGAGTTGTTGCTATAAATAGCAACTAATTCCAAAATTGCAGTCTTTTAATTCGAGCTCTAATTcaacatataaatttttcagagagacaaaaaaaaatacattatattatattatatatatatatgttatatttattatatatatatatatatatattaaaaaaattaaaaaaaattatgtaatgTGAGAAAAATATGAGGTTAATTGGTGGAATTATTATGTCTAAATGTTGGACAAATATGAAGAAAATTGACATTGATGGATGGAAATGGGAGTAAGTTATGAGCTAgtggtgatggcatgtgtgacattgCTTGTGTCTCTTAGTTCTTATTTTTCTTTCCACATTGGAATGTGGAGGTTGGTTGGGGGGAGAAGTTGGACCATTAGGTGACATTTATTAAAGCAAGAAATGGTTGGTAGTGGGCCCAATTAGACAATGTAAAGAACATATGGGGTGTTGATGAGTGTGATGTGTGAGAGAGCATGGCACCCAATTTTGCTGAGTGGAGATCAAATGGTTCCCATGGGGGTTGAGAAGTGTGCCATCTTGATTAGAAGAATAACAACCTATGGAATGATGTATCTACTAAATTGATGTAATAAATATATGCAATAAGAATAAATCAATTTGTCGAGCATTAATAGGAGTGATTCTTtatttgcattttttttcttctcaatatTAAATAAATGTTAGATTTGAGTCTATGCAAGAGTAGCTTATACTTAATTTGATATAATAAAAATAGTCAAAATAGCAAAAATTATACTAACCaaataattattcttttttttctgaaacgacaaagagaaaaaaaaattgatctaaaTGAAAATTCATTAAGAGGGTCTTAAAATTGTTACCTTAGtatttcaaagaaaaagtctaAGGAAGAAAAGGATATAATATTCTAGAATAttcttgaaataaaaaaataatattttttaatttatgctaCATgacaaatataattaattaggctCTTATTGACTATATTTCCTATGTAACATCAAATATATGGATTCGGTTGATCAAAATGTAAAGAAAGTGAAGATAAAATTGAAGTATAATTCTTTCCaacataataataaaatataatcaatTTTTAATCTTGAACTTTaccttttttttatatgaaacattttagagcatatagcatttcgaaacatattaaagaacaaatacgaaacagaagctcaaacgtcacatTTGACGTTGtatatatttcattcttatccagagcagatataaaagcacataaccaaagctctcgaTATcatatatagaaggtgaagtgagatctaAAACATAATATTgtttatccatttctgaatgaccaccaaacataatctaaagCATTGTGAGctgtaagcacataccctttatcgTTTCTGGTAAAtatccaaataatccctttaccatttatgaCAAAGGTCTATATAATCCGATCACTTCCTTTATATAACAACTTATCGGGTCTCGACATAGAATGAcatcttaaattataataaaattatcttaTCTCATcgtatatataaatatttcatttattaagATTTTAGTACATTATTTTTCaatcattatattaatatattttaaaagaatTAGTTAATATTACGACTTGTTATGACGGTGATGGAGGATGGATGGGTATGGCCATTAATGGAGTTTCCGTGAAGCCGACAGTACTCGTAAATGAAACGATGGGTGTCCTTATCAGCCtaaaattgtgtgtgtgtgtgggtgcgTGGATGACCAGTTTGGCACGGAaagtgaggtggagagggagcgtTCTCTGCCTTCACACTTCACGAGGAGGAAAGCCCGAAGGCAACAAAGGGTGTTCTTTGCACGTATGTTTGAGACAAATGGCTGACGAACACTGATGTGTGTGCCTACGTTTTAATTCGTCATGGGAAAGGTTTTTATTGCTTTTCTTGTTGCAGGTTTTTCTCCTGATTCAATATGATAAAACAATAATGAATGCACAGTGATATTAGTGTGCAAGAATGATTTGATTCTTCGATAAAAATGAGTGAGATTTAGGATAACGGGATGTTAACTCGAAACCAATCGAGATAAGATATCGAACCTTTCAAAATGATTTGATTCTTGTAACCTTCTTTTCTCCTTCTGTGGCCATGAACACAACAgctgaaagaaagagaagaaacacAGAGAGAAGCACTGATCATTTCATACTAACTTGTTCAGTGATTGAAGAAAGAGGATCTCCAGTTCGCTTCTTATTCTGCACGCATTCTTCTTCTGGTTCTGGAGATAAACACCAGGCAATTAAACATTTGGAATCTGTCTCTTCCTTTTGTTGCATGATCTGCTGGTCATGGAGTTCACCACATATAGTACTAATTAATATGGGACAGCAGATGCCTCACCAAATGCTATACAATACTGTTAGTGAAGGTGAAATGATAAGGAGAAACGGCGCAGGGGGTCCAGAAATCATAAGCAGTGGTGTATCTGTTCATCCCATGGAGTTTACAGTAATCATAGAGAGCTTGTTCCCTTGAATGGTGGGTGGACAGAGCCAAAAGAAACTGTGTCCGTGGAACACACTACAGCAGCACTTTCCAAAGCTATAGGACTTGTTTATCGGTTTAGCAAAGCCATCAATCCTCGCTTGCACTGTAAGAACAAAACACTGCTGGAGAAAGAAGATGACTTCTATCTTGAATTTGATCTGGTTTAGCCTTATGATCAGACTCAATTGCAGTTCTCTGCTGCTCTAATGGTTGCAGAAACAAGAACAACCTTGTAACTAGAATCAAACTATGACAGTCTGATATGTGGGTCTACAAACCTCCATGAATTGGTTTCATTCCCTCCTTTTGTGGGTCAAAAGTAAGGAGAATGAGTGCCAGGAAACAGAGTAAAGCTTTAAGGGCCACCGCAACAAAAGTGAACCCAAAGATACATCTGTGAAAGAAGGAATAAGagggaaaagaaaaagattgAAGCCATTCATGTGGCAGTCCTACGCTGGAAATCAGATGATTACACTTGAGATCAAGAATGAGGATGCAGTGAAACCCAAAGCTTTTGAGTCTTTGTCTTTGACTTTTCTTTGTTCTGTCAAAGTTGGGTCAGACCTCTCCCTTGCTTTTAGTTTGGCTGTAATGATACTGGTAACACAATATATCAAATGGGAGCCTCCTTGGGATCTAAATTACATGACTACTCTCTCCCacctctctttctctcctttgCTGCTGCACCCCTAACAGATGCCTCCCAACCATCCGCTTCTCAACTCTCATGGGTTTCAGCCATAGTGTAGGGTTGTTCACCTCGctgctcttcttccttctctctcttctcctcttctctttccctcgtgtctccctctccctctctacccGACAGGAAAATGCCCCCGAACCCCTCGTCTCTGACCGCTACCGCCGAGGCTTCCATCCCATGAAGCCGAGGGCTCGGCCTTATCCTTCCGACGACGACCACATGATCCAGAACAGcgagaggaggagaaggtggaggAGAAAGAAGAGCCGCGGTTATCATCATGAACTCGGAGCAAGGACGTTCTCGGCAATGCTCCCGAGGGGCTTCGTTCCCCCGTCCGACTCTTCCTGGCGCCACAACGACGCACCCGACTCGATCGACCTCTTCTGCGACGACAAATCCACCTCGAGACCTTGAAGGAGCAGCCCCTAATTCGTTGCACGTCTCTTTTCCTACTTGGGTGTCTCTTCTCCAAGTTCGGCGGCGATCTCTTCTTCTTGCTCTTGTAATCTGTAAAGGTGATTCGTTGTTCACGTTTTCTTGTAGCATACGATCGAGATTATCAATTCAGGTTTTAGTCACAAAGATTCATGTGTGAATCCTTAATACCATTTACCCGTCAAACGCTTCTATCTTCACCTTCCACCTTCACTGCGATTGCTGTGCTACCATTGCTTTCTTTTGGTGAAGGGCGTGGGAAGGGGATTAGAACGTGGGTCTCGCATGATCTGGGGAGGTTTGGTGATTCCAAGGCGTTCTTCTTGAGTCGAGCTCTTCATGACTTGGCGTATACTCCATGCAAGCCAAAATGAATCGCTTCGTTCTCGAGGAGTCGTTCGATTGGCGAACCCCGCGGGTTCCCCAGCAAACGATACCGAGTTAACTCAGTGTTCGAAGATGCTCACCGGACCGGAATGGTGAAGGGTTCACTCGGTGTACTTACGTCCACACTTTGCACCGTGTGATTCTCTCCACGTGTC comes from the Musa acuminata AAA Group cultivar baxijiao chromosome BXJ1-10, Cavendish_Baxijiao_AAA, whole genome shotgun sequence genome and includes:
- the LOC103969418 gene encoding polyadenylate-binding protein-interacting protein 8 isoform X1 gives rise to the protein MAAVAEKAVGADDQFVRRQAPAADAEYRSDVRKLVDLLSKLNPAAEEFVPSSCTAAAGGGRKSDCRLSADAPVFVASNGFYSNGGIGNGGGSKDSSSDGSSNNRPNSGDGWKSNVRLSADAPVFVASSGLYSDGLISNGGSIKDSSSDGSSNNQPNRRGTILSLCQRRNGYNQGRRRMNERVRRADREDSIRRTVYVSDIDQLVTEEKLAEIFSTCGQVVDCRICGDPHSVLRFAFIEFSDEDGARTALNLGGTVLGFYPVKVLPSKTAIVPVNPKFLPKSEDERDMVIRTVYCTNIDKKVTQTDVKALFEHFCGEVSRLRLLGDNIHSTRIAFVEFVQAESAIAALGCSGMILGALPIRVSPSKTPVRPRISRSISN
- the LOC103969418 gene encoding polyadenylate-binding protein-interacting protein 8 isoform X2, with product MAAVAEKAVGADDQFVRRQAPAADAEYRSDVRKLVDLLSKLNPAAEEFVPSSCTAAAGGGRKSDCRLSADAPVFVASNGFYSNGGIGNGGGSKDSSSDGSSNNRPNSGDGWKSNVRLSADAPVFVASSGLYSDGLISNGGSIKDSSSDGSSNNQPNRRRRNGYNQGRRRMNERVRRADREDSIRRTVYVSDIDQLVTEEKLAEIFSTCGQVVDCRICGDPHSVLRFAFIEFSDEDGARTALNLGGTVLGFYPVKVLPSKTAIVPVNPKFLPKSEDERDMVIRTVYCTNIDKKVTQTDVKALFEHFCGEVSRLRLLGDNIHSTRIAFVEFVQAESAIAALGCSGMILGALPIRVSPSKTPVRPRISRSISN